The DNA region TGTTGGATATACCTTGCCATCGAATGCTTTAACGTGTATTGTGAAGAAATATGTCTCCACTGCAAATCAAAAACCATAGGAAAACTATTCTCGACGTTTGAAATAGCATATATATCCTGGCACTCAAAATAGACTGAGACGGCATGGATGTAGACCCTGGAGGACTCTAAGTTCAATTCAAAACTTTCAGTTTGATTTTAGATCCGCAAAATCTGTTTGCATGTGCGAAAGTTCCGACTTACATCTCTTCAATGTCCAGTTATGAAACACGTTCATAAGTGTACATAATCCAATGTATTTgttttgagaaaaatatcGAAACAAAAAGCTTTATGGGAGAAAGGGCTGAGCAGGATTAACCATGTCAGTGAGGGAGTTTTTATTTATACTCTCGCAAATATGAATGTCACAAATTCCACACTCGTCATTCATATAATATAAAAGTTGTCCTCCGCCTACTCGCATAAGCCAAGGATATTCCaaattaaagaatatattcatattaATGAAGGATCAAATACGCTTAATCGATTGTTAAAAGATGATTGGCACAAGAactattattgaaagattcaCAATTAACACTATATACGTTTTTAAAGCTGATGAATCAGTTTTATAGGCTGACTAAGAAAAGATACTTACATGGTTACGTCTAGTATTTGAAAACTTGCTTTTCACTATAGCCCAGCTCCCTCAGAATACCCGTTAAGGGGCCTTGTTCCGTTGGTTTCGTCTTGTTGCCTGAGTATGCTTCCATGAATGGTGGAGGACCACATACAAAGATATGAGTATTTTTGTTTGGTTTAGCAATATTTTGTTCCAAGAATTTCTTGCTAATAAATCCCACCTCGAAATCTCCTTTTTCATTAGTGTCCAATTTGTCAACAAAATATGTGACTTTGAACCTTTCAGGGTATTTTTCTTGGAGTTCATTTAATTCCTTCTTCAGGAGCACATCCCCAGACGTCTTGTTCGCATATACAAGTTGAATTTTGGTCTTCTCgtttttattttgtaaaacaTGGTGGATAAGTTGGTATAAAGGTGTTATTCCTGTACCCCCTCCTAACAGAGTAATTTCTTCGAATGAATTTAGTTCCCAAGGCCATTTTTTAATAGGACCCTTAAAAGCAAGATGATCATTTGGCTTCAAATTAAATAGATGTGGTGTCATCTTACCATCGTCGTAGTGTTTAATTACAAACTCGATGTAACCCTTTGTCTCCAGGTCACTGACAGGAGTATAAGGTCTTATAATATCTTCACCAGTTTCAGTAGTGAACTTTGTGAAAAGTGCGGAGGTCAAAGTTAGCCCGCTGACGGCGTCTTCTTGCGGAAACTTGAAGAAGAACCTCTTGGTATCATGAGACTCctgaattattttatcaaCGGTCAAGTCGATCCATTCGCCATTACCcttgaatatttttgaaacctCATTTCTCAAAATAGCAGAATTTGTCTTCGTTGTATATAAATAGGCAGCAGTGGCAATTGCTGCTGCACCTAATGCATATGGTACAAACTTAGCGTTTGGTCTACTCAATCTGGAAAGCATACTAGAATTCATCGAAATTATAATAAAGTTGCGTTTATTTAGTGGTCAagtgaaatttcaaaactaCAAATAAGAAGTATCATcctttttatttgatttttaaaattgctATTGACCGATAACATTACTTTAATGACAGGACAACACGATGAAATATTCTCCTTGTTTTTACAAATTCCAACCGACATGGTTGGTTGAACCGAAAGTTAAATTACACTCGCACGTCAAACGACGAGGAActatatatgtatgtaACGGCAAGATGTAATAGATGTTCATTGGATCCACCTCCACGACGCAACTGATGTCTGGAGTGAAAATATCCTAGTAACTTGACTTCTTGACATTTATCGCCCTATGCCAGTTACGGAGTTTTGGGTATTAGAAATTCTTTCCCCTGGCTgagtttttcttcttgttgttTTACAGTAATTTCTT from Kazachstania africana CBS 2517 chromosome 5, complete genome includes:
- the MCR1 gene encoding cytochrome-b5 reductase (similar to Saccharomyces cerevisiae MCR1 (YKL150W); ancestral locus Anc_5.255), translating into MLSRLSRPNAKFVPYALGAAAIATAAYLYTTKTNSAILRNEVSKIFKGNGEWIDLTVDKIIQESHDTKRFFFKFPQEDAVSGLTLTSALFTKFTTETGEDIIRPYTPVSDLETKGYIEFVIKHYDDGKMTPHLFNLKPNDHLAFKGPIKKWPWELNSFEEITLLGGGTGITPLYQLIHHVLQNKNEKTKIQLVYANKTSGDVLLKKELNELQEKYPERFKVTYFVDKLDTNEKGDFEVGFISKKFLEQNIAKPNKNTHIFVCGPPPFMEAYSGNKTKPTEQGPLTGILRELGYSEKQVFKY